In Lactococcus paracarnosus, a genomic segment contains:
- a CDS encoding glucosaminidase domain-containing protein, with product MYDNKNRRKQGTIQIIGAIVMIMGMFISIRVSASDVNDYIIRNNIKPAGEELQLGRIYDQDPSKNGNINMDYDSGKPQMIVIHEVGVDGGTINGSIDYMVRTQDSAFVHAFVDDSRLITIADKNKKSWGSGPYGNKYGIQIEQMRVASQAAFYKQIATLANWTAQQMDQYNMGEPKLMSSPSTPQKNDLSIKPDGNLTTHKMLSYKFNQTTDHVDPDAYWARFGYDINQFRDLVSKYYNDIKNKSNIGYLDSVGVTGEGNSIKVRGWHYSLKKYEYLFIMDANTGREISRQQVTTPDIRTDIKNVYNYPNIEKSGFNITLPTPQGRNVYIMSRKTDDPKGDDVGGADDIRFTSNPITTFSNRGYLDSSSLTGNTLAMRAWFWAGQSYKYQFIFALDVNTGRELARKNVNIATRPDVKSALNNLDNSEKSGIQDQLEVPIDKTIVMMIRRTNDPKGDEIGGKSDYTFGDNTISSNKAKYDQDSVSINDTVLKTRGWFWTESSTYKYQYVFVMDKNTNKELARKLTPIVSRPDVKNYLGNFASADMTGFDVSMEVPSNKQAYVMVRRTNDPNGNEVGGFTQASYTNNVVNTKTASDSQSDRPSPTGKIDLTGTNDAQKAWFNALYASAQQLARANDLFPSVMMSQAIAESAWGQSELAKTGNNLFGVKADSSWTGAVVSRLTAENTTATNQTVTGYRTEAEGRSGKPATTFVLANKGTPYYIYANFRKYASQAESLRDYVTKIKTTVNGSTYRYQGAWRSNAGSYQNAAQALKAGGYATDPNYALNLVNRIDKYKLNALD from the coding sequence CAGCTAGTGATGTTAATGATTACATTATCAGAAATAACATTAAACCAGCAGGTGAAGAATTGCAATTAGGTCGGATTTATGATCAAGATCCATCAAAGAATGGTAATATCAATATGGATTACGACAGTGGCAAGCCTCAAATGATTGTCATTCATGAGGTTGGTGTTGATGGAGGTACGATTAACGGTTCTATTGATTATATGGTACGAACACAAGATTCTGCCTTCGTGCATGCTTTTGTTGATGATAGCAGATTAATTACTATTGCAGATAAAAATAAGAAATCCTGGGGTTCGGGTCCCTATGGGAATAAGTATGGGATTCAAATCGAACAGATGCGTGTCGCTAGTCAAGCGGCTTTTTACAAGCAGATAGCAACATTGGCTAATTGGACAGCACAACAGATGGATCAGTATAATATGGGAGAGCCAAAGTTAATGTCAAGTCCCAGTACGCCACAAAAAAATGATTTATCGATAAAACCTGATGGGAATTTAACGACCCATAAAATGCTCTCTTATAAATTTAACCAAACAACCGACCATGTAGATCCAGATGCATATTGGGCAAGATTTGGTTATGACATTAATCAGTTTCGTGATTTAGTTTCAAAATATTATAATGATATTAAGAATAAAAGTAATATAGGCTATTTAGACTCAGTTGGTGTAACAGGTGAGGGAAATAGTATTAAGGTTCGTGGTTGGCACTATAGTTTAAAAAAATATGAATATTTATTTATAATGGATGCAAATACTGGAAGAGAAATTTCGCGTCAGCAAGTCACAACACCAGATATCAGAACTGATATTAAAAACGTTTATAATTATCCGAACATTGAAAAATCTGGTTTTAATATCACACTGCCAACGCCACAGGGGCGTAACGTTTATATCATGTCAAGAAAAACGGATGATCCGAAAGGAGATGATGTTGGCGGAGCAGACGATATTCGATTTACTTCAAATCCGATAACAACTTTCTCTAATCGTGGCTATTTAGACAGCAGCTCCCTAACTGGTAATACGTTAGCGATGCGTGCGTGGTTCTGGGCTGGACAGAGTTATAAATACCAATTTATCTTTGCATTAGATGTCAATACTGGTAGAGAGCTAGCTCGAAAAAATGTTAATATAGCAACTAGACCTGATGTAAAAAGTGCGTTGAACAATTTAGATAACTCTGAAAAATCTGGTATTCAGGATCAGTTAGAGGTGCCAATTGATAAAACGATCGTCATGATGATTAGACGAACGAATGATCCAAAAGGTGATGAAATTGGTGGAAAATCTGATTATACTTTTGGAGATAATACGATATCCTCTAATAAGGCCAAATATGATCAAGACAGTGTGTCCATAAATGATACAGTGCTTAAGACACGTGGTTGGTTTTGGACAGAGAGTAGCACTTACAAATATCAATATGTGTTCGTGATGGATAAAAACACAAATAAAGAACTTGCCAGAAAGCTTACGCCGATAGTGAGTAGACCGGATGTGAAAAACTACCTTGGTAACTTTGCGTCTGCTGATATGACAGGTTTTGATGTCAGCATGGAAGTGCCATCAAATAAGCAGGCATATGTTATGGTAAGACGTACGAACGATCCAAATGGTAATGAGGTCGGTGGTTTTACACAAGCGAGTTACACTAATAACGTCGTGAACACTAAGACAGCTTCCGATTCTCAATCTGATAGACCAAGTCCAACAGGTAAGATAGACCTAACAGGAACAAACGATGCCCAAAAAGCTTGGTTTAATGCCCTCTATGCAAGCGCACAACAGCTAGCAAGAGCTAATGACTTATTTCCATCTGTTATGATGAGCCAAGCCATTGCAGAAAGTGCTTGGGGCCAAAGTGAACTTGCTAAAACTGGCAATAATTTATTTGGTGTTAAGGCTGACTCTAGTTGGACTGGTGCAGTTGTTAGTAGATTAACCGCTGAAAATACAACTGCTACTAACCAAACGGTTACAGGCTATAGAACTGAAGCGGAAGGTAGATCAGGTAAGCCAGCCACAACTTTTGTACTTGCAAATAAAGGGACACCATACTACATCTATGCTAATTTTCGGAAATATGCAAGTCAAGCGGAGTCTTTAAGAGACTATGTGACTAAGATAAAAACAACGGTAAATGGCTCAACTTATCGTTATCAAGGTGCTTGGCGTAGTAACGCTGGCAGTTATCAAAATGCGGCACAGGCACTAAAAGCAGGTGGCTATGCAACCGATCCAAACTATGCTCTTAACCTAGTCAATCGAATTGATAAATATAAACTTAATGCATTAGACTAA